From the genome of Fusarium fujikuroi IMI 58289 draft genome, chromosome FFUJ_chr06:
GAGCTTGAGTAAGGGGCTGGTAGACATGAACATCACTTTGTCAGTGAGAACAGTCGCAAAGGAATCATGTTCTTTTGGAAGCGTACGCCAATACAATGGCAGAGTTGTGAATCATAGATCATAGCGCCGTAGATAATCGTCAAGTGCCCAGTTTGCTGAGCCCCATACCAAATATACTCCTGGATCCTAAGCCACGCCTGTTGGCGTCCACCTTGGTATACCCAGTTGAAACCCCCAATGAACGCCAGACCCAGATCGGGGGAAAACGTCAAATGCGTGTCAAACACTAGAGAACAGGGGTTTCCAGTGGCTTTCCTCGAGTTCTGACCAAACTGTGCTGTTGACGAATGCCCTGTCTTCAAACAATCAAAAAGTCCATATGTAGATCTCTCAACGTCTGCACCCAGCTTGTCATCGGCATCCCCTCAGCCTGAACGCTCCATAACATCTGCAGGGCATCTCTCGCTGCATATAAGAAACCCCAAGGTGACTCAAGCATAAGCTTCTTGATTTGAACCGTAACCCAGTCCTTCATCTCCGGCGTCCTAGCACACGCACCAAACACAAACGTAACCCACGTCGTAGCCTTGAAGTTCGTATCGTCGTCGGGAATAATGCTCAGCACCTGATGAAGTTCGGCAAATATCGTGTCTGCGAGATCTTCACCAACCCAAGCTCCCACGGCGGGTATCGCATGGAGGATGTAGAGACAGATGGCGAGCCGATGGGACGTTGCTACCCTAAATCGACTTAACACTGGGTCTTGCTCGGTAGAGGGGATGGTGCTGAGGTCGATATCTTGGGCCCACGGTATAACGTCGAAGTTCCTAGCACGGTCGAGTAATGCTGTTCCAGCGGCAGTGACCATATCAGCCGAGACCACATCGTCCGGTTTTGTGTTGGAAAGTCGAGCTGCTATTAGCATAATTTCGAGGAGTTGCGGCGGGCAACAGTAATAGCTATTCGTGGTTTTGCCGAGTATCTGTAGCGCTTGGCACGATTCAAAATATGAGTGTGAGCCTGAATCTGTTGGTCGAAACGTTGACTCCAGAATGTAATATCTGGCAAATATTAGCAATAGGAGGTGGTGGCGGGTATCAAGATCACGCACATGAAGCAGTCAGATACGATGTAGTCCCTCAAGCTCTCATCCACATCAGAAACAGGCCCAAGCAACTTCATGATCTTCCCAGCGCCATCAAAGTGAGCCTTCCAGTTATGTTTACCAGACTCTATCAGCTCTACGTTGATCAGGAAGAGAATCGCTGCCAGGACAATGTCACCCCCAATAGACTCAATACTCTGCAGCGCAGACGGCAGCATGCGCAATACCTGATGCTTAGCCTCGAGGGCATCCATGAGCAGATTTCTCGGGCCAAGACCTCTTTCTAGCGAGTCCGAGGACAGCCACGGGCGAGAGCGGTTGTACATGTGCGTTGCCGaggcggcgatgatgacctGGCGTAGCAGAGGGTGGGCCTGAGTGAATTTGAGTAGATTTCGAAAGGGGTTGTCGGGCACGTCGTAGGCTACAAAATCTCGACTGAGCCGCGCATCAACTGTTCATGCTTGTCAGCCATGTCTCTCTTGTTTCTCTAACCAATGAAGTCTCGGGAAGCTTACAATAAGCGAGATACTGTCTGTGGTTGCTCGTAATGTCTTGGTACAAGGGATCGACGAGCACCCACGGAGTCGACGTTCCCGATGCCAGGGGATGGTTCTGGTTGTGGATGGTGGTACAGACGAGTTGTGTGTCACCACTCGCTAGGGGGGTcgcagcatcatcttcatcgtcgttcTCATCGTCGACATTGTTATCGATGTCATTGAACAAGTCTATTTCCGATCCAGACTCGGCTTCTGACGTTTCTGTGACCTCCTCGACTTGAGAAAGGCTCGGGGCAATAAAGGCgggtgaagatgaaggaacGGATGGCGAAGCGACGGATGAggcggaggaagaagatgcaggCGAATTTGAGGGGAgggaagaaacagaagataGGGACGCTCTTGAGCGGGCAGTAGAAGGACGTGCCGGGGAGTACAAGGCAGCGCTGGACTGCTGACCAGCGAGTCTTCCCCTTGAAGCAACAGCACCCGTCCACTGAAAGATCTGAGAATATCCCAGGCAATCAACACCTTTTGCGTCGCACTTTGCGCAATGGGGGAGTTGACGATCACAGCGAAGTCTTCGACGTCGACAGTTATGACAAGGCTTGTCGGCAACAGGTCCAGAAGGTActtttttccccttcttTTTACTTCCTGGAGCCATGGGGTACTCCACGTATATACGTAGGGAAAAAgaaagtcagtcagtcagtcaacAGTGCAGGTAGGAATGAAAGGCCAGGACAAGGGTTCAGCCGATCAACGTATAAGAGTGAGGCAGACTTCCGCTTCTGGGAGTGCGGCGTAGAAGCAAGAGCCACAATTACAGATCAAGGTTAAATCGAATGATGATTGCAGGCAATTGCGTTCTGTAGTAGGCAATATTTGGAAACGATATCTTATTGTACAGTCCAAGTTTCTACCTCTTGCTCAACGATCCTCGCGTCTCACCTATGGCCGGACCCGGGCGGGGATTGGGACTAGACCGGATATGGCAGTTATTTTGCAACTTTTCAACCCTCTCCCCAACTCGTCAGTCACCATCTCTTGACACTGCCGCATGCCGGTAGTCTCATGAGATCTAGAATACTACCTGCTAATCTAGAAAACCAGATAAGACAAGATCTGGTCATGGCCTGACAAGGCGGAAGTTACCTTTTTCGATGGATCATTCCCACTGCTCGGAAATAACCGCCACTTGATGGCCAACTGCAATCAACTGGTGACAAAGACTATTTATTCCCGGATAACCTCACGTAAAAGTTTCGTTGAGTTTTGCGCGTTAAGTCATTCGGCTCGGCCAACTTGCAATGAAAACAGGTTACGCTGGCTCTCGCAGTAAGGGGTTATCCAGTTGCCCGATAGCAACTGCTGAAGTCCTTTCCTCTGTTCTCACAAAGTCCAATGGTTCGTTGTCACATGTAAGTTGATGCCATGTCGAGAAGGGACGGAACTCCATCGAATGTAACGTTGGAGCGAAAACTCGGGTTCTTCGATATACCCCTATTCGTAATTTGCAGCTCGGTGCTTGGCAATTCTCGGTCGATTTCTTCAGTCTCGTAGTGTGATCGTGATGGCATCAACGACCAGTGTCTAGGTGCTCGGGACAAAGGGTTCTTGACTCGCTCGGTTCGTTGTCTGCGGTTTTCGAATATCTTCTGTGTCTCGGATCATACGACGGGGGAATGTTTGCGACGAGGTTAGGTGGCTCTTGAACATGTAGGCTATcagcagagaagaaggtaAGAAGGGCATCATTGACTTGCACACTGGTGTCGCCTCGATCGTCCAGTTGCGTGAAGAGAACGAGGCGCGAACACACCTTCGGGTCAGGGCTGTTCAAAATTCCTCAAAGAATGTCGGCCATGTTCACCGACAGTGAAAGTGGCTGTTCTTTACATTGTCATTCGATAAGAAACTGCGTCGTTGTGCTGTTCGGTCCGAAGATATTGAGCAGTGTCAGTGCAATGGGCCAGAATTATTTTCCCACGCAATGATGCAGCATGGACACTCGCAAATACCAAAGCAACCAGCCTTCCCAGATTCTTGCCCGTCCGAACCTGTAATATGCATCCTTCAAAATACACAGTCCAGTCAATTTTGAAGGGCCAGCACGACTGAGTGTCAAAAACCAAGGGTAGTGCTCTTCCGGGTTCTACCCACACTACCATTACAGCAAAACAGAGTACGTCACGGTACGCCTCGCAGTCCCAGTCCACGCTCACTTTGGTAACCACATAGTGCTTTCCACTGCAGGAACCAAGCGCAAGCACCGCTGTCCATTGTGAGGCTAGGAAATATGTATATCGCCTGGCCACTCCCGCCCAGGACTTGCACGAAATTCAGTACGTCCACAGCCTCGGCCCTGGCTGCAAAAGCACAAGAACGAACCGAAGACCCTCTGTACCTTCTGTTGCGTCCTGGGCTGGCTGGCGCACATGACGCAAGGCCCCTGGCCCCTGAATATCCCACTAGGTAGTCATGTTGACCAAGGTAGCAGCGCTCCAAATAAATCGACACAGCTTCTTACTCTTCACCAGCAAATCTCAAGCGTCAAGACGTGctccttcctcctcttcctccttttccGCGACTATAAACCCCCCCCCTTGTTTTCCTTGACGCTCCtttttcatcatcgtcttcctcacgCACGAACATCACGAAGCATGAAGCCCTTCAGCATCTCCGGTCAGCCAGTGGTTCAGCATGCGGTGTCAAGAAGTAATTCAAGTCATTCGAAGCAGTTCCCTCTGGCTCACTATTCATGCGATCGAAGTTCGCAGGGTATCCGACCCTCCAACCAATCTCCATACGATGCTTCGAGTTCCCCTTGAGTTACAGCCTCCCAGCTAATAGTTCTTCATGCAAGCAAAGTTCCCTGAGCGTCTTGCGTTGTCGGACCTCAAATTGTGCTCTCCGTGGTAAGACACATTGACTCCTGAGTCTATCCACCAAGTCTGTGGCTGTAACGCCAAGGAGTTGGTGAGGCCATCTCCTGGCTCTACAACTTCATCCATGAGCCAGATCAAACACAAAGATCATGTATTGTGACCGCCATCGTAGCAGCGTCGACTAGGGTGTCCTAGTTGTAGTCACCGCCACAACGCCGATCACCTACAATCGACTTGAAGGTTGGTTTAAACCTTGGCAGCTAAGACTTCTAGATATCAGTGAAGTTTACCGCCAGCAAAGCTAACGGCAGTAATGACTATAGGAAGCAACCAGACGTATTAACCTTGCTTTCCGCCGCCAGCGCTCAAGCATGACTACGATGCCACCCTTCGACCGCACTCCCGCCCAATACCTCCTGAAACCACATCCGTTACTGGATGGAGAGATCTATACCATCTCGAAGCACCGAGCCGTTACCATTGACGTAGAGCTTGCTTCTTGTCCCTCGTTATTCGTTGTCCCGTAAGCGCTGCCCACGAACCCCTGAATTCACGAACCGCGGCGGGCGGGTCTACAAAGCCTCGAGGCAAGCTTGAGACGTCGTATACACTCTATTCAACTCAATATTCTCCATTGCTGCCCAAGTACTCGGCGCCGCCTGCAAAATTGCCGTAGGTGTGCACCAGAACCCCTGAAGCACCAAACCGCGACGGACTGACTGACAAGATCTACAGGCAATCTCGTTACTCCATTCAACCTCCAATCGATCTAATTTCCGCCGAAGCAGATGAGAGCGCCCCACCGCCACCGCGTTGGAAGCTAAATATACGGTTTTGTGAGAGCCTCTGAAGCGCCCAACGTCAGCGGTCTGAATTGCTGGGAGTTGCAGGACATAAGACCAGCGCTCCGTACCACCATCAGTCTATTCAGCATCTCTTGTACAGTATACTTGTGCTCGACCGCTGCCCCATTGAAAGGTGGCTTCAGTTTCTTCGATCTCCAGCCTCCTAGTTTACTCTCTGGTACACCCCGAACAATGGAAGATCTACCAGCGCCTCAACTCGATCGTGTCCATCAGTGTTTGTGCGATTATCACCAAGCTTACCAAGCAAGACCCTGGGAAGACACCCCAGAAGCTAGTCCTGACTAATCAAACAACAGGGTGCAAAGACACATTCGGGGCCACAGGCACCCCAAACCGACCTTGCTTCACGATTGCCACCCAGATGCACGTAAACGACATACCTCTAGGCTCCAAGATCTACTCCTGATGGTAGCCTCGAGACTGGTCGAGTCACAGGACATCAAGAAAAGCTCGAAACCCTAATCGCCCCAGTCAAGTTAAACTTTACGAACTGTTGCACGAGGCTGCTACAACAACGAATTACCGGGATGCGAGTCGCCCAATCTGGCATGCCAACGACAGAAGCTTATGTTACCGTTGCGAAACCTTGTAGTTCCTGGGAACACCGTGACAGCAATATACTTCGCGCTCACACCACGAAAGGGGCTTACACGACCAACTCGCCACAACGGTGGGAACCATTGGTTatgaaggacaaggaagatTCAATAAATGAGTATTTTTAATCTTCACTCTGGATATGCTTAAAACCAAGAACCAACATACTTTGCATATTGTGGAAAGTTTACAGACGACACTCTTGACTCACCGATGAGGATGTCTTGCGCCTTGCCACTGGCCAAGTCTTCGGCCTCTGCACTACTTGAGCTTCGATGAGAACTACTATTACAATCCTTGAGTTTTTCACTGTAGCATTATGAGTCACATCAGTTGGTACAACGAGGGTATCTCTGCCCCGGAGGCTGGCACACTATAGCAAAGTGTCTTTGTTACCAGTGTGGAATTACCAGCGAACAGAAGCGCTGAGCAGCCAGCCATCATGGTCAAGTAGAAGCAGAACAGTCACAAACAAGAATGCACTTCAAGTGTAAATACAAGTTCAGTGTATTAGCTTTGATGCCCTTCATTGCATTTCTCATGTCCTGATGAATAGTCCGTAAATAGTAATCCGTAATGCGTAGTCGTACCAGTGCCGTAGCGATAAAAACTTCTGGTAGCGTTGTTCCCCGGAGATAAAACCACAAATAAACAAATAGCAACTCCAAAATAACCCCGATCCCTTCATGTCATTAAAATCCATGGGTCTATCATCAGACGCCTATGGTATAAATTATGAAGTCCATTGTCGTACTCCCTGTTCGATATGCTCCCATAATGTTCGTTCTCAACAGATCTCCGCGAGTGTGGTCCCTGGATGGAATAAGTATGAAACAGAGGCAACAGACACGATGAAACTTACTTCAAGCTGGATATCTTTGGGCGGACAGATTCCTAGTGGGCTCTGGGCCACAGATAAATCGTCGTCTGTGTAGATATCTTGAAGTACAGGTGGAATAGAGTCCTTAGGCAAGTGTTGTTCCCCAAAGAGGCTCGTTTCCATTAGAAATGAGCAACGCTTCTTGGCTGTAGCGTTTGAGCTTGTCCAGGCCATCTTCCATCTCGCGGCCACGTCGGGCCACTTGGAAGGTGAACCACTTCTCTTGGAGGTCCAAGTGGTACTTCAGCGCGATTGCAGCATGCTTGAAGGGCTTCGACATGCCAGTATCCTTGATCGCAGCGTACTCCCGCTGCTTCATGACACTaaggccttcttctctttcattGTAATATCGCTTTACTATGTGGTTCATGGATTCCACGATGTTCGTTGCAATGTCGATGGTCGATTGGACTTGACCCTGGGAAAGGGTTTTGTCCCTCCCCATCTCCCCCAAGCGCTCACGGCTTTCTTTCATCTTAGCCACAACTTCTTTGACGGCTTTCTCCATGTCAATGCGATTGTTGTATTTAGTTGGGATGAGGATAATCTGCTCGGGGTGCTCGAGGTCAAACCGAAGAGTGTTGTTCGTGTTGAACATCTCCTTGGTCAGGGGGTAGTGGTGATTCATGTGCAAGATACGACGCATCTTGAAGGTAAGAAGATGTAACGTCTGGAGTAGTAGTGTAGGATAGAAACAAAACACTCTGCCGAGTGAAGAAATGTGAAAATGATAGAGTTTGGTTTGTTCTTGTGTATGTTTGTTATTGCATGCGGAGTGAGTAGCTGAGGCGGAAGAAAAGATGGTTgaagagggaagaaaaaaTGCGGAAGAGGAATCAAGAACTGCGGCCTTTATAGACGAAGAACACAGACTTTAGTAGTTTGACAAGATTTGAGATCGCCAAAGGAAAAGCTTACGAAGTCTCTTGATGTGCTCACAGAGGAACCATTTGCTGTGTTTTGGAAGTTATTTTGGAGTGGGGAGGGGTAAATTTCTCTGGACTTGTTTCCAGGCACCCGCCGCCCTGCATATGGCATAAGCTCTATTGCTCGAACCATGGTAATGATTTTGCCTGGCAGTGCAAGTGCTTCAGCAGTGCAATGCTTGTGTGCCGAGTAGGGCAGCTGATGTCTGCCACAAAGAGGGAACTCGAACGAAAATGCTGATGCAAGTGACGTATATTTTCGGTCTCTTGTCTGAGCAGGGACAGAAGAAGATATTTTATGTaaatgaagaagatatcttgATATGTCCCTACGTGCAGCCAAGAG
Proteins encoded in this window:
- a CDS encoding related to acriflavine sensitivity control protein ACR-2, with translation MAPGSKKKGKKVPSGPVADKPCHNCRRRRLRCDRQLPHCAKCDAKGVDCLGYSQIFQWTGAVASRGRLAGQQSSAALYSPARPSTARSRASLSSVSSLPSNSPASSSSASSVASPSVPSSSPAFIAPSLSQVEEVTETSEAESGSEIDLFNDIDNNVDDENDDEDDAATPLASGDTQLVCTTIHNQNHPLASGTSTPWVLVDPLYQDITSNHRQYLAYFDARLSRDFVAYDVPDNPFRNLLKFTQAHPLLRQVIIAASATHMYNRSRPWLSSDSLERGLGPRNLLMDALEAKHQVLRMLPSALQSIESIGGDIVLAAILFLINVELIESGKHNWKAHFDGAGKIMKLLGPVSDVDESLRDYIVSDCFIYYILESTFRPTDSGSHSYFESCQALQILGKTTNSYYCCPPQLLEIMLIAARLSNTKPDDVVSADMVTAAGTALLDRARNFDVIPWAQDIDLSTIPSTEQDPVLSRFRVATSHRLAICLYILHAIPAVGAWVGEDLADTIFAELHQVLSIIPDDDTNFKATTWVTFVFGACARTPEMKDWVTVQIKKLMLESPWGFLYAARDALQMLWSVQAEGMPMTSWVQTLRDLHMDFLIV